In Pangasianodon hypophthalmus isolate fPanHyp1 chromosome 3, fPanHyp1.pri, whole genome shotgun sequence, a single genomic region encodes these proteins:
- the LOC113525181 gene encoding transmembrane protein 121, with translation MAPPPPTNAPHVCLSCVVIMSSMVLMDAYLVEQNHGPRKIGVFIVVSVGDVCFLIALRYIAVWVGTELRTAKRGYAMILWFLYIFVLEIKVYFIYQNYKSDRKSLDALTRKALTLLLSVCVPILFIILVAVDHMEYVRAFRKKEEIRNRLFWVVVDLLDVLDIQANLWEPQKKGFPLWAEGLMFFYCYILLLVLPCVSLSEISMQGVNISPHKMMLYPILSLITINIVTIFIRGGNMLLYRDGRVSGILMGKNVLAILMKTCSFVQYRKQLQSANLSANTPPPLPPPPAAPPSAAFSVELHKNSLTHCRDVSQTPLPELTASEHT, from the coding sequence ATGGCTCCACCCCCTCCAACCAATGCTCCACACGTGTGCTTGTCATGTGTGGTAATCATGAGCAGCATGGTGCTGATGGACGCGTACCTGGTGGAGCAGAATCACGGGCCGCGTAAGATCGGCGTGTTCATCGTGGTGAGCGTGGGTGACGTGTGCTTCCTCATCGCGCTGCGCTACATCGCCGTGTGGGTCGGAACCGAGCTCAGGACCGCAAAGCGTGGATACGCCATGATCCTCTGGTTcctctacatttttgttttggagATCAAAGTCTACTTCATCTACCAGAACTACAAATCAGACCGGAAAAGTCTGGATGCTCTGACACGTAAAGCTTTAACGCTGCTCCTCTCTGTGTGCGTTCCCATATTGTTCATTATTCTGGTTGCTGTGGATCACATGGAGTATGTCAGGGCATTTAGGAAAAAGGAGGAGATACGGAACCGGCTCTTCTGGGTGGTGGTGGACCTCCTGGACGTTCTGGACATCCAGGCCAACCTATGGGAACCGCAGAAGAAAGGCTTCCCACTGTGGGCCGAGGGCTTGATGTTCTTCTACTGTTACATCCTGCTGCTCGTGCTGCCGTGTGTTAGCCTGAGTGAGATTAGCATGCAGGGTGTCAACATCAGCCCGCACAAGATGATGCTGTACCCCATCCTGAGCCTCATCACCATCAACATCGTCACCATCTTCATCCGAGGAGGAAACATGCTGCTCTACAGAGACGGCCGTGTCTCGGGGATCCTCATGGGGAAGAACGTCTTGGCCATCTTGATGAAGACGTGCAGCTTCGTGCAGTACAGAAAGCAGCTGCAGAGCGCTAACCTCAGTGCtaacactcctcctcctcttcctcctcctcctgctgctcctccttCAGCAGCCTTCAGTGTTGAGCTTCACAaaaactcactgactcactgtcGAGATGTTTCTCAAACACCACTGCCTGAACTCACTGCGTCTGaacacacatga